A region from the Methanofollis liminatans DSM 4140 genome encodes:
- a CDS encoding MarR family winged helix-turn-helix transcriptional regulator: protein MYQPRETVPLGALVSIIHRTHHIIVDERMRQFGLSSGQLFTLLHLAHEQGITQDTLARRFHVDKATIARAVRKLEDAGYVSRTVDPGNRRAVLVALTDAGERIVPEIVRIDRQWEEEICAGLTGDERLTMQTLLRKIARNSLAMTRATGDSDYAEHWTRTL, encoded by the coding sequence ATGTACCAGCCGCGCGAGACGGTCCCCCTCGGGGCCCTTGTCTCCATCATCCACCGGACCCACCACATCATCGTTGACGAGCGGATGAGGCAGTTCGGCCTCTCCTCAGGGCAACTCTTCACTCTCCTCCACCTCGCGCACGAACAGGGGATCACCCAGGACACCCTGGCCCGCCGCTTCCACGTCGACAAGGCGACCATTGCCAGGGCCGTCAGGAAACTCGAGGACGCCGGATATGTCAGCCGCACCGTCGACCCGGGGAACCGTCGCGCAGTCCTCGTCGCTCTCACCGATGCAGGAGAGCGGATCGTACCCGAGATCGTCAGGATCGACCGGCAGTGGGAGGAAGAGATCTGCGCCGGACTCACCGGAGATGAACGCCTCACAATGCAGACCCTCCTCAGGAAAATCGCACGCAACAGCCTCGCCATGACCAGGGCAACAGGAGACAGCGACTATGCAGAACACTGGACAAGAACCCTCTGA